In Rhinolophus ferrumequinum isolate MPI-CBG mRhiFer1 chromosome 18, mRhiFer1_v1.p, whole genome shotgun sequence, a genomic segment contains:
- the MGAT4D gene encoding alpha-1,3-mannosyl-glycoprotein 4-beta-N-acetylglucosaminyltransferase-like protein MGAT4D — MKALNRMKNDIRQREHLSVNLVEKKVNTLDENETVSNTFEVLKFFFPHLRNVGRIYPDVIIGKEKTGVSFALGISSVKRGNHSYLKHALTSLVSRMTPSEVKDAVVIVSIADNTEDYLKSVVDMITKTFKRQLNSGSLEVISIPAFFYPDMSHVKQSTEDSQKLERWRIKQVLDFCFLMLYAQPKAMYYLQLQDDIIAKKMYFTKISDFVHNITSNDWFYIEFSILGFIGKLFKSEDLTDFVRFFLTFYKDKPIDLLLEDFFRVKMCNPGETLEKCAERNKQIRVKYKPSLFQHVDIQSSFPITEQYYKDIHNSKIFKNDQNRSLGKKWHNKD, encoded by the exons ATGAAAGCCTTGAACAGAATGAAGAATGATATTAGACAGAGAGAACATCTATCAGTAAACTTAG ttGAGAAGAAAGTGAATACGTTGGATGAGAATGAAACAGTATCTAATACATTTGAAGTCTTAAAGTTCTTTTTCCCTCATCTAAGGAATGTAGGCAGAATTTATCCTGATGTAATCATCGGCAAAGAGAAAACAGGCG TTTCTTTTGCGCTGGGTATTTCCAGTGTTAAGAGAGGAAATCATAGTTACCTGAAGCACGCGCTGACCTCTCTGGTCTCCAGGATGACTCCTTCGGAGGTGAAGGACGCTGTGGTGATTGTCTCCATTGCAGAC aatACTGAAGATTATTTAAAATCTGTTGTTGACATGATTACAAAAAC ATTCAAAAGGCAACTGAATTCTGGATCCTTAGAGGTCATTTCAATACCTGCCTTTTTTTATCCAGACATGTCACATGTCAAGCAATCAACTGAGGACTCACAAAAATTAGAGAG GTGGCGAATCAAACAAgtattggatttttgttttttgatgctgTATGCCCAACCCAAGGCCATGTATTATTTACAG CTACAAGATGATATCATAGCTAAAAAGATGTACTTTACAAAAATCTCAGATTTTGTACATAATATCACTTCAAATGATTGGTTTTATATTGAATTTTCAATTCTTGGATTCATAG GAAAGCTATTTAAATCTGAAGACTTAACTGACTTCGTACGTTTTTTTTTAACGTTCTACAAAGATAAACCCATAGACTTGCTCTTGGAGGACTTTTTTCGGGTAAAGATGTGTAACCCAGGAGAAActctt GAGAAGTGTGCAGAGCGAAATAAGCAAATTCGTGTTAAATATAAACCTTCTCTTTTCCAGCATGTGGATATACAATCATCATTTCCGATAACAGAACAGTACTACAAA GATATTCATAattctaaaatctttaaaaatgatcaGAATcgttctttgggaaaaaaatggcataaCAAGGATTAG